Genomic window (Drosophila sulfurigaster albostrigata strain 15112-1811.04 chromosome 2R, ASM2355843v2, whole genome shotgun sequence):
TTATAATACTTCCCAGCAGCTAAGCTCACAATCTTTCTCCCACGTGAGTTACTCGTGCTTATTGTGTTGtgatgtgttttatttttttattaatgccAACAGCCGagttacatatttatttgctttgcgaTTTATACGCGATGTCAATTGTGGCAGTAAATGCCCACAAAATAAGATAAATGGATTTGTCAAATCCCATTTTGTCGCCCGCCCGTAATGGTAACTTGTATTTGCAcagttaacacacacacatcacagCCCACAAcactcatacgcagcgttgtcTTCATAATTTCCAGTCAGTCTGCCGGTTTAtgatgccgctgctgctgctgttgttgttggttgcatGTTTGTTCGCATCTGTTTGAATTAATTTCGTatgtttgtaatttaattcTGCACGCATCTTATTCAGTGAACTCTAGGATTCGCATATTGCAATTGATGAAATCAATTAACGTACATTTTCGGTGATGACATCGACAAGTTTGCGATCCAGTCATCAAAATGATGGCATAGCTATAATAGCATTTGTTGCCCATTTCCGTTTTATTTAGCCAACCAATTGGCCACAGTTTAAGCTTAAAATGCGCatcatattacgcatacgcagcatGCGCCGCTGACAGGCAACGAACTGCACAAATGATACGAGTGCAGCAGAGCCAATGAATTTTTTCATGTTTGTAGTTGGGCTGTCTTTCCGGTTTTGGTTTCTGGCACACGGCCAACGTTTGAAAATGCAATCGAATGCATGCCAGTTGGCCACACactcattcagtcagtcagtcactcaacCATTTAGTCAGCCATTCAGTCAGTCTGCCATTGGCTGTTGGGTTTGTTCTACAAGTCCAAATTGTGCACTCCACGccccaaaataaaattacattccATTAAAAAATCATGCCGCTGCGCACAAATCAACATCAACTCAATGAACATAAATTGCCAATGCAGTGCAGAGAtagagacggagacggagaaggCGACTGGATCGATTGGCCTTCACATTGGCCGCCATGGCGACGATGGCAAACGCACATTTTGCCAAAAAGACTgccacacatatacacacacatgcagataTGCAGTTGATGAACTAATACGCAAGGACTTGCCAGGACTTTGCACCGAACTTAAACACTAAATAGAGGAGATTGCATTTCGAAAGTAAACACTTTATTCAAAGGCCACAAGATTTATtagaaaaatgcaatttgcatctGGCAATGAATTGAAGAAAATcgttttaacaaaattaagaatatattttcaataacttGTGTGCTGACAGAGTATCTTTTTGGTAATGAACTATGCATAAACTACTTTTAAATCTGCTCTAATAACAATGTTAAGCCATAAAACTTTTAACTGAGCTCATAAGCAACTTAAGctcaaaacttaaaaattgttgagCTTATAATGTGATAAACTAGCTGCATGAAATTGCAGCAGCATTTATGGTTGCCAAGTTTCCAATCAATTTTCAtggcatttttaatgcaattttaatgggCTTGGGGACACTGTGCGATGCTGTGATGTGTTGTGATGTGGTGTGGCtttgctatgtgtgtgtgtggtcagTTTAAGTGCATTGGAGAGCTCTCTGTCGCATGCCCTCAGCTGTCAATTTTCGCTGCGTCGGCGGTGTCACGCATTCAGCTCTGTTATTAGGCCCCCGAGTAGCGTTTGCTGCTAATTAGAAATTGCTCGTCCACACATACTAacacacagagcacagagaaagagagagaaatccGGAGACAGGACTGAAAGCCATTTGTAATTACAGTTACACAGTTGTAGATGCACTGTCTTGTCGCATACGCAATTGTCTTTAATGACAACGAAGCGTAGTCACGTCACGTAACTGTGTGGGGGGAGGGGGAAATGAAAGCCCGTTACGTCCgtaatatatgtgtgtgtgtgtgtgtgtgtgtgtggaagatTGTGGCATAAAATGATTTTCGATCGATTTGGTTGCAGGTCGCTTAATTGGCGCCACAAATCGCTGCACACTGAGGCAGTGCCTAAATTATGCAAAGCTCAATCAACTGCAGGACGACAGAatcagaagcaaaagcaaaagcaactgtATTATCATTGAGTTCTGGCTTCTCGAGTCTTGGCTGTGATGGGTTCCCCTGTGTGTCATGGCGTGTCAATTTCCGCCTCAACACGTTGATGTCGTAACTGTTTTCAACCGACTTTACTTCCACTTCCTCTTTGATGCCATATGACATGTTGTTGTGCGCACATGCCTCATGCTCTCCCACTGCCTTGTGCGTATGAGAAGACAGAgtgggagggagagagagcggagATGGAAATAGTGAAGGAGAGTGGAGCGTAATCAGCAACGTGGCAGCTCGAAATACACGCCCGCATCACAATCGCGCCACAGGAAGCCAAAGGATACAATGACGTGCCTTTTGTGTCCGTGCCACGCCGCGTCGCGCCCAAAGCAGCAAaacggcaaatggcaaatggcaagtGAAGCGTTACCATCACAGCCATCACAGCAGCGCTGCAGCTTATGTTAGATAGAAATGGTCGAAACGTCGACACTGACAATGGCAGAGCAGAGTAGAgtagagcagcagcaaaacgaaAGGTCTTCTCTGTGCCAACGTGATGATGTTTACATGCTatgcaaatacaattaattcCACTTTGTGGACAATCTGTGTCCTGCAGCGAATCCTGAGCGAGTCCATGCGGCAGATAGCAATGCTAACGGATATGTTGACATTGCCGCATGTTGTCTATCAGAGCGAGACAGTGCGACATTGGAACCTGCAACTGAAGAAGGCATTCAACTAACCCGCTTTTGTGGCATTGTGTGATTGAGAGAAatgctgccacacacacacaaacacaaggTGACGAGGTTGATTGTGAATGGCACCAACAAGTCAAAGGATTTGcggaaaatgaaatttaagatACGCATACTGAGGAAAACTTTAGACAATTCGTATTGTacttaaatatgaattttattgcaaataaattacattcaaTTTTGGGCAATTGCTGGACCGCAATGACCTGAATGAATGAGGCAATTTGCCAGTTGAAATAAgtcaatttgaattgcattacAATGCCGTATAAAGTAATTTCAGTAAATTTAATGCACATGTACAATAAACAGCCGAAAAAAAGTTCTGTTTATCACAAAGATGCGAAGCCGCAACCACAACAAGAGAAATTGCTGTCGTTTCGTATGTCGCATATTGAATACTCTAGACAATTGGCAATTATCATCGACTGgcgcaattaaaatgcgaatgatttatatttataggtaTTACGAAAGACTGATAAGAATATagtacaaatgtatgtaacctATTGTGTAACTCAATTATAGCATTCACAGATAgggtataaataaattcgcaATGCAATTAATCTGACCATGTCGATGTCGGATGGTCAAATATGGATGTCTCTACTACACAATGATGTAGCCTTTGTCGTGGTTTTTCAGTGGCGTCGCCGTGTCTGCCTCTGTCTGTCTTTTTGTCTACCTCACtgtgcattttatatttgattctGATTAAGGGAACTTTGCACTCGATGCAGCTGCAGACACCCCAATATGTTGTAGAAGCAACAGAGCCAGAGAAACACAGCAGCTGGCAGCAACATTGAAATGCGGAGCATTGCACAGATTACGCTTGCCTTTTGTCtgcttttatttgcattttcaatgaaggaaattgttaattgaatttgagaCCAGAAACATTGCACACAAAAAGGCGAATTGTGGCTACTTTTAGGTGTCTGCTGGCTGCCTATCAGTcacagtctctctctctatctgtattGAAGAGCATTCGCTCTGTGTCTGAATAATTGTAATGTCACCGCACgcaaaacaatatataaatactctGGGTATCAACATTGAGCGTGGTTATCTTAATTTAAACAACCGAGATACAATACCCCAGACCTGTCTATCTCTTTTGTCTGTGTACTTGTAAGCTCGTGTCGATGGAGCCTGCAAGCTGTTACTCAATGAAGCACAAGTACTCGTAATGTGCAAACATttcatcaaaatgaaatttcaaattgattgcGAACGGAGGAGaccatcaaaaaaaaaagaaaaaagaaatggtAACGCAATAATTCTAGGAAAACGAAAGAACGACAGGAAGCAAgccacacacaacatacaacagcaacaattgttgtaCTGCAGCGGAAATTccattttgttattgttattaatagcACTGCAGAAAAGTTAGCATCCAGTTgaacttttgctgctgtttatgGTTTTTCCTCTCGTTTGAGTGTCAGATACCGGGTGGGAGTTACATAATATGGGGTCAAGGATTCCAAGTATTATGTACCTTGCCACTTAGGTAACTTTTGAAGCGTATTGCAgtatactttaatataataacCACACGCATTATTTAATAACTGTTATAAAGCAAGGGAGTAggaaaagtaatttaaataatgcatAGAAATATTTCAAGAGGGAAATAACGTAATAACAAGttttaaaaaagttgaaaagtgAATTTATAGAAAGTTGAATGTAAAAAGTTTTGATAATTTAacagaaattaatttgttaagtGATTTGCCTCTAAAATCAATAACCAGCTAACGTTTAATGTTCAAACACACAATACAATAGAAGtacacaaaagaaatgaaaaccaaattgaagttgaagtgTTTCTTGAATTTTgtgttacatttttttttaaaataataattcctcttcttatatattttgttttacttgcAAATTTCTGGTGAGGTATAAGAAAATCATCATCGACAACAATTAATCTACAAATTCAATTCTTcctaataattataaaagttattgAATTCTCTTGGTTTGATTAGACAACAACTTTTGTATTCCTAAAAGTTAAGGAATGattatctcatagtcgagcacactcgatacTAGCTGTGCTGATTATTTATTGAGTTACTTCCGATATTCTATTTTGGTCTGCCAATAAAATAAGTACTAAGTACTTGCATCACAGCACACGTTGTAAATCTTCtcactatatacatataagacGTAGTAGCAGATAAGTTTATTTTACCtgagctaaaaatatatatttaatcaaagcatataataaatagttcTATAAATAGAGCTAATGTTTACAATTCGTTGCATAGTTATTGTGTTCAGTTGCTGTCAAACTGTAAGAATGAAAACTGTAAGCTTCATAACCTGCACCTGGatgtatgcaacaaaaatggAATCTCTTACTTAACTACCAACATActtaagttaaatttaattaaattgcatcatTCATCCGTATTGTGTAATAAAAACAGTTAAATTGGTTTGCTCTTTTATAAGGTTTTCTTTATTGAATGATGTTCGTTCAAAGCCCttatttttaacataattgtaattgttgttgttgatttgttttcttctGTATTTTGGTTAATGTTAAGTGAAACATGTTGTTCTTGCTTTTACATGTTGTTATTGTACGTTTCGCTTTCAGGATTTCAGGTTTTAATAAATGAGTTATACCTTTCATTGTTTTCGTAAGTTCTTTTCTAAAATCATAAAGTTCGcttataaatgtaatatattatttgctttgcttgcatCTAAAATGTTTTCGATTAACAACGATATGcagaaatatataaagtaatcAAATTGAGTAACACATAATAATAtgaatcataaatataaatatttaggtATGTATGGGGGTTAGTAATTTATCAGCATCGATATCCCTTGATCTCCGTGATCAAATGGGAATATTTCGGTGGCTATCAATACAAGggtaaataataacaataataataagctgTCCACTACAGTTTTGCAGTCaccatattattattattactatatattgttatgttttgttaatattttcaaccatttagcaataacaatttcatatatgtatatatatatatatgtgtatgaaaATCAACTTGTGTCAGTTGACAATTATTTGGTTTGTTCTTGATTAAAGgtaagtatttcttttttattagtGTTTGTGTATTGTTTATTTGCGTCTTCACTTATAATTATAATCgtaatcataaatataaagtgtaataataataataattataaaaaaaaagttttctcatagcttttttttttacaaacgttgaaaaatatatacgacATAATTAGAAACGTAAGAAACACATGCGATTTCAATGTTTGAAACTTGAattgttcattgttgttgttcttattatttttgttgatgttgttcaATTTGTTACACTTTTTTGACTTGCGACATGTTAAAACAGTGCGTTTGaaacaatgaaatgaattacaaaaattcataattttaaatattaataatatttatataatttgcataacttcaacattttttttttctttgtgcttacaactaaaagtaaaattgCGTCTcataaacataattattaatttttttttcaacaattttttgtgaTTCAtcatcttatttttttttttttttttttctgcatgCTTTTTATCAGCTTTTTGCTTGCGTGTAacttagaaaataaataatgagaATTGCCGAAAAGTGATTTTTCCAGCAACTCGCGTTTTATTATCTGCATTAGCGTTTGCGGCCACCTTAGTAGGCGTGGTTGGCAATGAACAGGGAACCGGAACCGGCACCAGCGCTGCCGGGAACGTATTTGCCCACAGCGGCCTCACCGTTAGCCTGTGatgaaggagaaggagaaagatAAAGAGGaagtgttaattaaattagaaatttgtaAAAACCCTAAGtaaattcttataaataaCTTGACGCTCACGCAAAATGCTTAacgtttcatttttcaaaCTTTGCTGCGATTTCTGCCATGGCTCACTGAACTGTAAACTTGTGGCTCAACTCGCCCGACTCTTCATGTTTTCTCTCGATTTTTCCACCTGcggcaaaatatttttcaagctCGTCGTACACACCGCCCACACGTGTACAagttttttgtaaattaaatttacaagtCTTTTGAGCAAAAAGTTTATTCGATTACGGATAATTGCGCTGCGCAACTGCGACGAACTTGGCAGCGAACAAAAGGGGACGAACCCAAAGGTTTTTGCAATCCCTTTGAACGCCGCAGGCAAAAGTTGAACCTGACCCGTAATTCACTGCTTGTAATTCACACAATTATGTATACGCCCCGTGTCCGgtcagctgtgtgtgtgtgcgtccgCTGGCCAATTACGTTCTTTGAGCCATGTTAAAATATTCATGGCTACACCAGCATAACGCTTGCTTTTACAGTTTTGCAAGCACtgctaaatattaaatttacaaacttGGTTCCTTATTTACCATTTTAACgattatacatattaaaacatatttatctTAATACTAGTTATCtctgcaacaaaaaatatttccatttacGTAAAACTAACCTAACGATCAAACATGTTGCttaagattgtttttttttattaaaattctagTTGTACATCTAAatgataaaattaaaaaaagtttataaaagAGTGTAAAAGAAATATCGTTATCTccatttctgtgtgtgtgtttgtggctcTCTGGAATGTAGTCTGATCGCAGCACAGTTTAGCAGGCCTTTGGGTAAGCTATTGCACTTGCATTTGGCCAAATaggatttaatatttttagtatttgtggCCAGCAATGAAGAGACTGGCATTAGCCGCATACGAGGGTATCGAACCGGCCACGTATTTGCCTTGGCAAGCTTGGGCATTAGCCTGTGTTTTTGGTTGAATAGTGCGGgtaaaaatatagaaacaGAAGAGGAAGCGGGAATTGGTTGggattaataaaagaaaatcgTGCATAAGgattaacataaaaataaagtgagGTTAGCAACAACatacaaatgaataaattatagaGGATAAAGGATTTATGATGTTATAGTTCAATATGATTCACAAATGTTAAATTGATAATTacaactttaaattgaaaatgctttaaaagTATGTTATGTTGATAGATTATTAAAGTTAGCTTTGTACAGAGTTCATTATCTCACATGcgaaataaacaatttttgtaagtaacttgaaatttgtttcttttttttgtgatttcaaataaaaagtaGTATTAAATTGGATTTAAGCAACAAATCATTAGTATTTATGATCTTCAACATGAAGTCCAGCATCACCAGCAGCGCCTTTTACCGAACCGGCTTCATAGCAACCTTCACTGGCAGCACCATTGGCCTGGATGAGTTAGTTGGTTAGGATAaggatgatgataatgattaGTAATTTTGGATGGGATTAATTTGGGATCGAAGTGTGGAAGCTGTGGCAAGCGGGAAAGCACCCGAGACTTGTCGTCTCAAACCCAGCCTGACAACCAGAACTATATGACTTCTTAAATCTAAACCCATTCTTAAACTAAGCCGAAAGTCCAAATCTTAAAAAAGGGTTAATCTAAAACTTACCTTGGCGCGCTTGAGCAGCTCGTTCTGGCCAGCACCAATGTTCTCCTTCTTGCCACCCCATGCGCGGAGCACAGAGGCTTGCAGGGCACGACCGTACGAGAAGGTCAGAGCCCATGGGCGACCGAGAGGAACTTTGTTGATGGCGCTCAAGTTGACGGAGGCCTCCTCCTCGGACTGACCACCAGACAGGAAGGTGACGCCTAGTGATTGTAATCATTTAGTAAGTTTGCAATTTAGAATAAGAGATATTTCTTACCGGGAACGGCAGCGGGCACGGTGCGGCGCAGAGCCTGAACGGTGGCCAAGCCAATCTCCTCGGGTGTGTTCTTTTTCGCGGCAGACTGACCAGCAGTGACCATGTTGGGCTTCAGCAGAGTACCCTCCAGGTAGACGTGGTGATCGTTCAGGGCCTTGTAGACGGCAGCCAGGACGGTCTCGGTGACCTTCTGGGCACGGTCCAGATCGTGATCGCCATCGGGAAGCACCTCAGGCTCAACAATGGGGACGATGCGCTCCGACTGGCAGATGGAGGCATAACGGGCCAACACGTTGGCGTTCTCCAGAATGGACTGGTATGAGGGGGTGTTCTTTCCGATCTTCAGCACGCAACGCCACTTGGCGAAATCGCAACCCTCCTTCTTGTACTTGGCGCAACGGGCAGCCAAATCATCCAGACCCTGGGTGGTCGACTCATCCTCAGAGCCGAACAGTGGGACAACACCCTTGTCGACCTTGATGCCGGGAATGATGCCCTTCTTCTTCAGCAGCTGAACGAAGGGAGTGCCATCATCGGCCTTCTGGTACAGAGTCTCGTCGAACAAGATAACGCCAGAGATGTTCTCAGACAACTTATCGTCAGTGGTGAACAGAAGCTGGCGGTAAGCGCGACGGTTCTCCTCGGAGTTCTCCACGCCAATGTCCTTAAGACGCTTGCCCATGGTCGACACGGACTCATCGGCGGCGAGGATACCCTTGCCGGGAGCGACGATCGCCTGGGCGATGGTCTTGAGCTCCTCCTGCAGCTCCTTGCTGGGATAGTTGAAGTATGTGGTCATGTTTGAGATTCGCGTATAGTTCTGCAAAATACGAGTCCATTTTGAtgagaaaatttgaaaaataaggGCGGTCTGTGACAAAAccatttttgcaaaaatttaactaaacGATGAATTTCAAAAGCCCtaataaaaactacaaaaagtACAACTAAAAATTTCCAACTCTGATATTCTGATGTTCAACTTAATTATATCTGTATTGAATATATCAACAGCAATCAATCATGAGaattatacattttgaaaGCTAGTCAAATGCTCAGCTGTTTCCAGTtagaaagagacagaaaaaGAGTGACAGTAAGCAAAGTAAAGAAGAGCAGCGTTGCCAATTTAGCTATTTCCCGCTAGATCTGACggttttcaaaacaaaatgcgggataaattgaaaactagcGGCTAGCGGGAAATATagctattttcaaaacaaaactgatggaactttagtttttaaaaatatctggtacttttgtgtattttatgttttactatGCCACACTTTAAAACCttgcagtatttttgcattgcaatggTAAAAACATCGATATGCCAAAAGATCTTAGCATTTTATCGATTTATAGTTTTACTAGTtttatacatgtatatatatgtatatctacaTGACCATCTgtgtatttcacaatttccaAAACGATCGTGTGGGGCAGTTAAAATGCCCAAGACTTATAACTCCTTCTTTAAGAATTGGTTAGCTCTAGATGCAGCCGATGatctaaaatgaaaatattgcaaatgtacCATTAATGCGAAACTTTGTGATTTGCAAGCACATGCCAAGACAAACAACTATAAGTCTTCGTCATCTGCGTTTTCACAGTCGAACAAAATAACGTTTGTTC
Coding sequences:
- the LOC133835990 gene encoding fructose-bisphosphate aldolase isoform X4; protein product: MTTYFNYPSKELQEELKTIAQAIVAPGKGILAADESVSTMGKRLKDIGVENSEENRRAYRQLLFTTDDKLSENISGVILFDETLYQKADDGTPFVQLLKKKGIIPGIKVDKGVVPLFGSEDESTTQGLDDLAARCAKYKKEGCDFAKWRCVLKIGKNTPSYQSILENANVLARYASICQSERIVPIVEPEVLPDGDHDLDRAQKVTETVLAAVYKALNDHHVYLEGTLLKPNMVTAGQSAAKKNTPEEIGLATVQALRRTVPAAVPGVTFLSGGQSEEEASVNLSAINKVPLGRPWALTFSYGRALQASVLRAWGGKKENIGAGQNELLKRAKANAQACQGKYVAGSIPSYAANASLFIANGEAAVGKYVPGSAGAGSGSLFIANHAY
- the LOC133835990 gene encoding fructose-bisphosphate aldolase isoform X2, which gives rise to MTTYFNYPSKELQEELKTIAQAIVAPGKGILAADESVSTMGKRLKDIGVENSEENRRAYRQLLFTTDDKLSENISGVILFDETLYQKADDGTPFVQLLKKKGIIPGIKVDKGVVPLFGSEDESTTQGLDDLAARCAKYKKEGCDFAKWRCVLKIGKNTPSYQSILENANVLARYASICQSERIVPIVEPEVLPDGDHDLDRAQKVTETVLAAVYKALNDHHVYLEGTLLKPNMVTAGQSAAKKNTPEEIGLATVQALRRTVPAAVPGVTFLSGGQSEEEASVNLSAINKVPLGRPWALTFSYGRALQASVLRAWGGKKENIGAGQNELLKRAKANGEAAVGKYVPGSAGAGSGSLFIANHAY
- the LOC133835990 gene encoding fructose-bisphosphate aldolase isoform X3, which encodes MTTYFNYPSKELQEELKTIAQAIVAPGKGILAADESVSTMGKRLKDIGVENSEENRRAYRQLLFTTDDKLSENISGVILFDETLYQKADDGTPFVQLLKKKGIIPGIKVDKGVVPLFGSEDESTTQGLDDLAARCAKYKKEGCDFAKWRCVLKIGKNTPSYQSILENANVLARYASICQSERIVPIVEPEVLPDGDHDLDRAQKVTETVLAAVYKALNDHHVYLEGTLLKPNMVTAGQSAAKKNTPEEIGLATVQALRRTVPAAVPGVTFLSGGQSEEEASVNLSAINKVPLGRPWALTFSYGRALQASVLRAWGGKKENIGAGQNELLKRAKANAQACQGKYVAGSIPSYAANASLFIAGHKY
- the LOC133835990 gene encoding fructose-bisphosphate aldolase isoform X1; translated protein: MTTYFNYPSKELQEELKTIAQAIVAPGKGILAADESVSTMGKRLKDIGVENSEENRRAYRQLLFTTDDKLSENISGVILFDETLYQKADDGTPFVQLLKKKGIIPGIKVDKGVVPLFGSEDESTTQGLDDLAARCAKYKKEGCDFAKWRCVLKIGKNTPSYQSILENANVLARYASICQSERIVPIVEPEVLPDGDHDLDRAQKVTETVLAAVYKALNDHHVYLEGTLLKPNMVTAGQSAAKKNTPEEIGLATVQALRRTVPAAVPGVTFLSGGQSEEEASVNLSAINKVPLGRPWALTFSYGRALQASVLRAWGGKKENIGAGQNELLKRAKANGAASEGCYEAGSVKGAAGDAGLHVEDHKY